A window of the Citrus sinensis cultivar Valencia sweet orange chromosome 9, DVS_A1.0, whole genome shotgun sequence genome harbors these coding sequences:
- the LOC107176892 gene encoding uncharacterized protein LOC107176892, with protein sequence MADEALHGNEDAKPLRDYAVPTVNGARSSIARPAIQANNFEIKPAIIQMIQTSVQFAGMPNDDPNAHITNFLEICDTFKQNGVSDNAIRLRLFPFSLRDKAKEWLNSLPAGTITTWDGLAQKFLAKYFPPAKTAKLRNDITTFAQFEMESLYEAWERYKDLLRKCPHHGLPVWLQVQTFYNGLRSNTRTMIDAAAGGTLMGKTPEAAYELLEEMASNNYQWTSERSMPRKIVGAHNVDVVTALAAQMTALSNKLEHLNVSAIQTQVCELCEGNHTSVNCQVGSPFASSSAEQAHYVSNFQRQQNNPYSNTYNSGWRNHPNLSWNNTQNTLKPPPGFQSQEKKSNLEDALTHLTTNMSQFMTKTETTFQNQAASIRNLEVQVGQIANLLSSRQHGSLPSNTETNPKEQVNAIILRSGKQLDEPRKEAKKVDEEQTEDTTKVSKATSSEIPQPKLATPVKAYVPPIPFPQRLRKNNIDKQFLKFLDVFKKLHINIPFADALEQMPLYAKFMKEMLSNKRKLEEHETVMLTEDCTTILQNKLPPKLKDPGRFNIPCTIGNCYFDKALCDLGASINLMPFSVFKKLGLGEPKATTVTLQLADRSIKYPRGIIEDVLVKVDKFIFPAYFIVLDMAEDIELPLILGRPFLATGRALIDVQEGKLILRVQNEQAIFNVYTPIQYPTELKECFQEDTMDIKMVKPFKDEHLSDPSDIYTINKQFINEDASPHFRGKRPNSKKLGQGPSRSSLSIHEPP encoded by the coding sequence AGACGTCAGTACAGTTTGCTGGGATGCCAAATGATGATCCAAATGCTCATATTACAAATTTCTTAGAAATTTGTGATACATTTAAGCAAAATGGTGTTTCAGACAATGCTATCAGGCTAAGGCTTTTTCCGTTCTCACTGAGAGATAAAGCAAAAGAGTGGTTGAACTCACTCCCTGCTGGAACAATCACTACTTGGGATGGTTTAGCACAGAAGTTTTTAGCAAAGTACTTTCCTCCAGCAAAAACAGCCAAATTGAGGAATGACATCACAACATTTGCTCAATTCGAGATGGAATCATTATATGAAGCATGGGAAAGATACAAAGACCTACTAAGAAAATGCCCACATCATGGTCTACCAGTTTGGCTTCAGGTGCAGACATTTTACAATGGTTTGAGATCCAATACTAGAACAATGATTGATGCTGCAGCAGGAGGAACGTTAATGGGAAAAACACCTGAAGCAGCTTATGAATTATTGGAGGAGATGGCATCCAACAATTACCAGTGGACTTCAGAGCGATCAATGCCAAGGAAAATTGTAGGAGCCCATAATGTAGATGTTGTCACTGCTTTAGCTGCACAGATGACTGCTTTATCTAATAAGCTAGAGCACCTAAATGTTAGTGCAATTCAAACTCAAGTGTGTGAATTATGCGAAGGGAACCATACCAGTGTCAACTGCCAAGTTGGAAGTCCTTTTGCGTCGTCATCTGCTGAACAAGCTCATTATGTGTCAAACTTCCAGAGGCAGCAAAATAACCCATATTCTAATACCTACAATTCTGGCTGGAGAAACCACCCGAATTTGTCATGGAACAACACTCAAAATACATTGAAGCCACCTCCAGGGTTCCAATCACAAGAGAAGAAGTCAAATTTGGAAGATGCTCTTACCCATCTTACAACAAACATGTCTCAATTCATGACCAAAACAGAGacaacttttcaaaatcaagctGCATCAATTCGGAACCTCGAGGTACAAGTGGGTCAGATTGCAAACTTGCTATCCAGTAGACAACATGGCTCTCTGCCAAGCAACACCGAGACAAATCCAAAGGAGCAAGTTAATGCAATTATACTTCGGAGTGGTAAACAACTTGATGAGCCGCGAAAAGAAGCAAAGAAAGTTGATGAAGAACAAACTGAAGACACCACTAAGGTTTCAAAGGCAACAAGTTCAGAAATACCACAACCTAAACTAGCAACACCAGTCAAGGCCTATGTTCCTCCAATCCCTTTTCCTCAGCGTCTCCggaaaaataacatagataagcaatttttaaaatttcttgatGTGTTTAAGAAATTGCATATTAACATTCCTTTTGCAGATGCTTTGGAACAAATGCCGCTTTATGCCAAATTTATGAAAGAAATGTTGTCCAACAAGAGGAAACTTGAGGAGCATGAAACTGTAATGCTGACTGAGGATTGTACCACCatcttacaaaataaattgccACCAAAGCTGAAAGATCCAGGGAGGTTTAATATTCCATGCACTATTGgaaattgttattttgataAAGCTTTGTGTGATTTAGGTGCAAGCATTAATTTGATGCCTTTTTCTGTTTTCAAGAAATTAGGTTTGGGTGAACCTAAGGCAACAACTGTTACCTTACAATTGGCAGATAGATCTATAAAGTACCCAAGAGGCATAATTGAGGATGTGCTTGTGAAAGTTGACAAGTTTATATTCCCTGCATATTTTATTGTCTTGGATATGGCTGAAGATATAGAGTTACCtcttattctaggccgaccatTCTTAGCTACAGGAAGAGCTTTGATTGATGTTCAGGaaggaaaattgattttaagagTTCAAAATGAGCAAGCCATTTTCAATGTGTACACACCTATCCAGTATCCAACTGAACTCAAAGAATGTTTCCAAGAAGACACCATGGATATAAAAATGGTCAAACCATTTAAGGATGAGCATCTATCTGACCCTTCTGACATTTATACAATAAATAAGCAGTTTATTAATGAAGATGCATCACCTCATTTTCGTGGGAAGAGACCTAATTCCAAGAAACTTGGGCAAGGTCCATCCAGATCATCTCTTTCCATCCACGAGCCTCCTTGA
- the LOC102630400 gene encoding putative glycerol-3-phosphate transporter 1, protein MGSLSEPAPQRSSRKPLGIRFLECIKGRNLSFKNHQAIVLIVTFFAYTSYHAARKTTSIVKSTLDPQSPDTSLKSLPWRISYLKEPAESRKLSWKLGDGWAPFNGSDGTALLGELDLAFLSIYAGGMFFSGHLGDRLDLRIFLTVGMVGTGLFTSLYGIGYWGNVHSFYYYLVVQMLAGLFQSTGWPSVVAVVGNWFGKSKRGLIMGIWNAHTSIGNITGSLVASALLTYGWGWSFVVPGLIIAFVGLIVFLFLPVNPESVGTDTNEEDESLSPKKIGEGVTQPLLRRETKIEEKAVGFIEAWKIPGVAPFALCLFFAKLVAYTFLYWLPFYVSHTAVNGKYLSSEMAGNLSTLFDVGGVLGGILAGHISDRLDARAITAASFMYCAIPALFFYRSYGHLSLALNIALMFITGMFVNGPYALITTAVSADLGTHSSLKGNSRALATVTAIIDGTGSVGAAIGPLLTGYISATSWTAVFTMLMAAALISGLLLTRLVVAEVAAKFAESGSQPGNQSRSQAGVLDV, encoded by the exons ATGGGTTCATTATCAGAACCGGCACCGCAGAGAAGTAGCAGGAAGCCCCTTGGAATTCGATTCTTAGAGTGCATAAAGGGAAGAAATCTTTCCTTCAAGAACCATCAAGCCATTGTCCTAATTGTAACTTTCTTCGCTTACACTAGCTATCATGCTGCAAGAAAAACCACTAGCATTGTCAAGAGCACCCTTGATCCCCAATCTCCAGATACGAGCTTGAAGTCCTTGCCTTGGAGGATAAGTTACCTAAAAGAACCTGCAGAAAGTAGGAAGTTGTCATGGAAGCTTGGAGATGGATGGGCCCCATTTAATGGATCGGATGGGACAGCCTTGTTGGGTGAGCTTGATCTAGCTTTCCTCTCCATCTATGCTGGAGGAATGTTCTTTTCTGGACACTTGGGTGATAGACTGGATTTAAGGATCTTTCTAACCGTGGGAATGGTTGGAACCGGTTTGTTTACTTCACTCTATGGCATAGGATATTGGGGAAATGTCCACAGTTTCTACTACTACTTAGTAGTGCAAATGCTGGCCGGTTTGTTTCAATCAACTGGCTGGCCTTCGGTTGTTGCAGTCGTAGGCAACTGGTTTGGAAAGAGTAAGAGAGGGTTGATTATGGGTATATGGAATGCTCATACTTCTATTGGGAACATTACGGGTTCTTTGGTTGCATCTGCTTTATTGACCTATGGTTGGGGTTGGTCCTTTGTTGTGCCTGGTCTTATAATTGCTTTTGTTGGCTTGATCGTTTTTCTCTTCCTCCCTGTTAATCCTGAATCTGTTGGCACTGATacaaatgaagaagatgaatcaCTTTCTCCTAAGAAGATTGGGGAGGGAGTAACACAGCCCTTATTGAGACGAGAAACCAAGATTGAGGAGAAAGCAGTTGGGTTCATAGAAGCTTGGAAAATACCAGGGGTTGCTCCATTTGCTCTTTGCCTCTTCTTTGCCAAATTGGTTGCTTATACATTTCTGTATTGGCTTCCTTTCTATGTTAGTCATACAG CTGTAAACGGGAAGTATTTGTCCAGTGAGATGGCTGGAAACCTGTCAACATTGTTTGATGTTGGAGGTGTGCTTGGAGGGATCCTAGCTGGCCACATTTCCGATCGCCTAGATGCCAGGGCAATAACAGCAGCAAGTTTTATGTATTGTGCAATCCCAGCTCTCTTCTTCTACCGGAGCTATGGACACCTCTCCTTGGCCTTAAACATTGCTCTTATGTTCATCACTGGCATGTTTGTAAATGGCCCCTATGCTCTGATAACAACTGCTGTCTCAGCTGACTTGGGAACCCACAGTTCGTTGAAAGGTAATTCACGGGCACTGGCAACTGTGACAGCAATCATAGATGGAACTGGCTCTGTTGGGGCTGCCATTGGACCATTGTTAACGGGTTATATTTCTGCTACGAGCTGGACTGCCGTTTTCACAATGCTGATGGCAGCAGCTCTAATCTCTGGGCTGCTTCTGACTAGGCTTGTTGTGGCTGAGGTAGCAGCAAAGTTTGCTGAATCAGGGTCACAACCAGGGAACCAATCAAGGTCTCAAGCCGGGGTTCTGGATGTATAA
- the LOC102631003 gene encoding heat shock 22 kDa protein, mitochondrial, translating to MASSLALKRLVSFNLIPRALRCTVAPSATSASRFFNTNAVRQYDDGGDDRDLDIDRRSARSFPRRRDDFFSDVFDPFSPTRSLSQVLNFMDQMTESPFFSGTRGGLRRGWDAKETDDALNLSIDMPGLGKEDVRVSLEQNTLVIRGEGGKEGEGEESVRRYTSRIDLPEKLYRTDQIKAEMKNGVLKVTVPKVKEEERADVFQVKVD from the exons ATGGCGTCCTCTCTTGCTCTCAAGAGGcttgtttcttttaatctCATCCCCAGGGCTTTACGCTGCACCGTCGCTCCTTCTGCTACTTCGGCATCTCGGTTCTTCAACACAAACGCTGTTCGTCAATACGATGACGGCGGAGACGACCGTGATCTCGACATTGATCGCCGTTCCGCTCGCTCTTTCCCTCGCCGTCGTGACGACTTCTTCTCAG ATGTGTTTGATCCATTTTCACCAACAAGGAGCCTGAGCCAGGTCCTGAACTTCATGGATCAGATGACGGAGAGCCCTTTCTTCAGTGGCACGCGTGGTGGACTGCGCCGAGGCTGGGATGCTAAAGAAACCGATGACGCATTGAACCTCAGCATCGACATGCCAGGGCTGGGCAAGGAAGACGTGAGAGTCTCTCTGGAGCAGAACACTCTGGTGATCAGAGGCGAGGGCGGAAAAGAAGGAGAGGGCGAAGAGAGCGTGCGTAGGTACACCAGCAGGATTGATTTGCCAGAGAAGCTCTACAGGACTGATCAGATCAAGGCAGAGATGAAGAATGGTGTGCTGAAGGTGACGGTGCCCAAGGTGAAGGAAGAGGAGAGGGCTGATGTGTTCCAAGTGAAGGTTGATTAA
- the LOC102630706 gene encoding heat shock 22 kDa protein, mitochondrial-like yields MKHGLKAHPSNRFLIFEVSTPCHEYTISSSASKHTGATHYKGTFKSESLTSCTPRTSSMASFFALKTLASSSIPPRALRSTISSSATWACRFFNTTNAFREYDDDGGDDREFDFERSSARSLTPSFFPVFEPFEPFSQSRSLSMNENGEGLYSAAGLRPRWAAKVTKDALNLSVDMPGLGKEDVRVSLEQNTLVIKGKGGKEDGDEESVRRYTIRIELPEKIFKTDQIKAEMKNGVLKLTLPMMKEDERTDVLHIKVE; encoded by the exons ATGAAGCATGGGCTGAAAGCCCATCCATCAAATAGATTTCTAATTTTTGAGGTTTCCACTCCTTGCCATGAATATACCATTTCTTCTTCAGCAAGCAAACACACAGGCGCTACTCACTACAAAGGGACTTTCAAATCTGAGAGCTTGACTTCGTGCACTCCAAGAACCAGCTCAATGGCGTCCTTTTTTGCTCTCAAGACACTTGCTTCTTCAAGCATTCCCCCCAGGGCTCTCCGCAGCACTATCAGCTCCTCGGCCACCTGGGCATGTCGCTTCTTCAACACCACCAACGCGTTTCGCGAGTACGACGACGATGGCGGCGACGACCGTGAGTTTGACTTCGAACGCAGCTCGGCCCGCTCTTTGACTCCTAGCTTTTTCCCAG TTTTTGAGCCGTTTGAGCCATTCTCCCAATCAAGGAGCCTGAGCATGAACGAAAATGGAGAAGGCCTCTACTCTGCTGCTGGACTTCGACCTCGGTGGGCTGCTAAGGTAACCAAAGATGCACTGAACCTCAGTGTGGATATGCCAGGGCTCGGCAAAGAAGATGTAAGGGTCTCTCTGGAGCAGAACACTCTGGTCATCAAAGGCAAGGGTGGAAAAGAAGATGGTGATGAAGAGAGCGTGCGGAGGTACACTATCAGGATTGAGTTGCCCGAGAAGATTTTCAAGACTGATCAGATCAAGGCCGAGATGAAGAACGGTGTGCTGAAGTTGACCTTGCCTATGATGAAAGAAGATGAGAGGACGGATGTGCTCCATATCAAGGTTGAGTGA
- the LOC127900036 gene encoding putative F-box protein At1g67623, protein MFRTRSIFSLPDELLSEILARVGACSLDDLLNAGLSCKLFNEITFDKYVLRQASIEKIPAMPWHKNYSFLEKCRDSGNPEALYKQGVVEFFSYSNLEAGVAYLDIATKSGHLGASYILGVIFLCKDDEDDDNESNQKGMQHLDKVYRAKRLSQCRNKLQSITQTLWKNYYLKPKLNKCPSRKNHGLKVGWPCEVDDIELVCETCRCHREVTFVCNILRGHHVYF, encoded by the exons ATGTTTAGAACTCGCTCTATATTCTCACTTCCAGATGAATTGTTATCAGAAATTTTGGCTAGAGTTGGCGCCTGTTCATTGGATGACTTGCTCAATGCAGGGTTAAG tTGCAagttatttaatgaaataaccTTTGATAAATACGTTCTTCGGCAAGCATCCATTGAGAAAATTCCGGCGATGCCATGGCACAAGAACTATTCTTTCCTGGAGAAATGTAGGGACAGTGGAAATCCGGAAGCTTTGTATAAGCAAGGAGtg GTCGAATTCTTTAGTTACTCAAATTTGGAAGCTGGGGTCGCATATTTGGATATAGCAACAAAATCAGGACATCTTGGGGCTTCATATATTCTTGgtgtcatttttctttgtaaagatGATGAGGACGATGATAATGAATCGAACCAAAAAGGCATGCAACATCTTGACAAAGTGTATAGAGCAAAACGGCTAAGCCAGTGTCGTAATAAACTTCAAAGCATAACGCAAActctttggaaaaattattacttgaaGCCGAAATTGAATAAATGTCCTTCACGAAAAAACCACGGGCTGAAAGTAGGGTGGCCGTGTGAAGTTGACGATATTGAGTTGGTTTGTGAAACATGTAGATGTCACCGTGAAGTTACCTTTGTTTGCAATATATTACGCGGCCATCATGTGTATTTTTAG